The genomic window CCACCCTACGCATTTTCTCCCTTACTCACCCATAAATGTTTTTCATCTTGttcaatccctccctcccctctctgtttatacaagTCATCCCTATATGGGCCAGTGTTTTAGTAGGCAGCCAGGCAGGCACAGAGGTGGATGTTGTAAACCGCACAGGGAGTGTGTGTTCTAAATGCTCTCCTGCCTGAGTACAGTGAGAGGTGTAAACACCATTATTCCTCTCTGCAGGCCCTGTGTGAAGGCAGGGAGAACAGCTCGGTTCTAACCAGATGGGGAGGGTACTGCTAGTCCAGTCCTGTCAGCTCTTCAGGAACTTGGCAATGAAGAAGCCGATAGTGTCCTTGTTGGCTCGGTGTGCGAGGGGGGTTGGGGACTCTGGCTGTTCTGTGGGGCTGTCATCCTCTCCCCTGGCCTCGGCCGCGCTCCAGCCCAACTCAGGACTGAACCTCTGGAGGAGACGCAGCTGCTCAGGTGACAGGCCAGCTCCCAGCATGCCCTCTGCTCCGATGTGGGGctcctgagagagacagacaccttAGTTAGTCTTTTTGTGTGTGCACGTTTGTTACCTGAGGCTCTGTGTACACATTTGTTACCTGAGGCTCTGTGTGTACACATTTGTTACCTGAGGCTCTATGTATGTACACGTTTGTTACCTGAGGCTCTGTGTATGTACACGTTTGTTACCTGAGGCTCTGTGTGTACACATTTGTTACCTGAGGCTCTGTGTATGTACACGTTTGTTACCTGAGGCTCTGTGTATGTACACGTTTGTTACCTGAGGCTCTGTGTGTACACATTTGTTACCTGAGGCTCTGTGTGTACACATTTGTTACCTGAGGCTCTGTGTGTACATTTGTTACCTGAGGCTCTGTGTGTACACATTTGTTACCCGAGGCTCTGTGTATGTACACGTTTGTTACCTGAGGCTCTGTGTGTACATTTGTTACCTGAGGCTCTGTGTGTACACATTTGTTACCTGAGGCTGTGTGTATGTACACGTTTGTTACCTGAGGCTCTGTGTATGTACACGTTTGTTACCTGAGGCTCTGTGTGTACATTTGTTACCTGAGGCTCTGTGTGTACACATTTGTTACCTGAGGCTCTGTGTGTACACATTTGTTACCTGAGGCTCTGTGTATGTACACGTTTGTTACCTGAGGCTCTGTGTGTACATTTGTTACCTGAGGCTCTGTGTGTACACATTTGTTACCTGAGGCTCTGTGTGTACACATTTGTTAcctgaggctgtgtgtgtacacatttgtTACCTGAGGCTGTGTGTATGTACACGTTTGTTACCCgaggctatgtgtgtgtgtgtgtgcatacgcgTTTGTTACccgaggctgtgtgtgtgtgtgtgtttacaggttTGTTACCTGaggctgtgtgtgcatgtgtgtgtgcgctacCTGAGGctgtagtgtgaggcaggggAAGGTGTTAAGGGCCCAGGCCACCTGCTCCTCATTCTCTGCCAGAGTCACAGTGCAGGTGCTGTACACCAGGACTCCACCTCTCTTCAGGAGCCGTACCGCCTGCcaattatatacacacacacacacacacacacacacacacacacacacacacacacacacacacacacacacacacacacacacattaaggtCACACTCACAGTAAGCACTCTTTAACATGCCCTCATCGCTCAATAGATAGACACTGCATTGTCAAAATGCTGGTGCagctatgtacacacacacatttaccttACTGCGGTCTCTCCAGAGCCTAGATATTAAATGGCCTTAAGGAAACTCCAGTGGACACTGATGGAGCGCTTTGTGCCGCTGGAATAAGTGATGTGCTCACTATTGGACCCTAATCTCCCCACAGTAATCCATCTGCCGGCTATACTTAAGCTTTTCATCAGAGTATATCGGAGCCCAGAGCTCTAGAACACACAAGCTCGTCCACACTGTCCTCTACTGGTCAGCACTGGTCACGGACAGTGTTATGCGAGGTAAGTGTGCCCGAGCGGGCAtgcatgcgtctgtgtgtgtgtgtgtgtgtgtatgcgtgtgtgacGCACGGTGTGGAAGAGCTTGCGCTGTAGAGGCTGGTAGGAGCAGATCTCCTTCAGGTTCCAGGTACAGACCATGCTGGGTCTCTGGCCTAGACCGCTACATGGAGCATCCAGCAACACCCGGTCAAAACTCTGTGGAGGGAAGGGTGGACCTGAAAACAGGGTGACATGAAAGTATCCAGGTCTCTGAATTAGTAACCACGCTAGCCAACCAAGAAGAGGTGAGAATAACATTGAAATCGGCAGTGGTGTTCATGCCGGCGATCTAAACGGCACCCGAttacctatagtgcactacttttgcctaggccctgttcaaaagtagtgcactacgtaggggattagggtgccatttgggatgtgcgTCCCATCAGTTACATTCCGTACCCTCAGTGTCCTGGGCCTGGTCAGTGCACACAGCCTTGATGCTATTGAAGCAGTGGGCTTTGATGCAGTCCAGATGCAGCGCTTTGGCGTTCTGACGGATGCGCTCCACCTTGCCTCTGATCTTATCCAGGGCCACTACCTCTCCCTGCAAGGGACAAACCAAGTGGGCAGCAAAGGCAAAAACAACATTCCAGGTAGCAGTGGGAAAAAGAGCTCAACCTTGCACAACAGCTCCACCTTGTGGAGAAGTAGATGTAATGTGCAAATGGAAACTTAAAAAGGGACATTTTACTCATAAATTAAAGTTTTGTTTTCAATTATTTGGGGTGGAGCCACATAGCTGGATCTATACAAGTGACGTAATGGGACGTGGCTTCATCTTGACATTAGACCACATTAGACTACTTTACATCTCACAAACTTTGACCTGAAAGTGTAATGTccctttaaagctgcaatatgtaactttttgggtgacccaaccaaattcacatagaaatgtgagttctTGATCTGTCATTCCCATTGAAagaaagtctaagaagcggtagatatgttctacgtgagctatttctatgcttcccgttcttaaattTGGTTTTTGTGTCTTTCACTTTGGGTTTtgaacaccagcttcaaacagctgaaaataaaatagttttggttatggaaaatatatttcacagcgggttagatggtacaatgattctctacactatacttgcttgttttatcACATAatctgaaattaggcgaactataagaattttagcaaccaggaaattgtggagcaatttctgcatattgcacctttaacttCAAGGTCTTCAAAGCCcagcagagcccccccccccccccccccccacactctctcACCTGTCCCCGCATCAGGGCAGCAATATGACAGGTCTTCCCCCCGGGAGCGGCACACATATCCAGGATGCGCTCTCCAGGACGGGGCCCCAGCACGTGACCCACCACCACCGATGGGAGGTTCTAGAGTCATAGAAAGAGACGGGGAAAACAGAGCTCAGAGTATGAGTGCTAATCTAGGATAAGTGTTGCTGctcagatcataatgaataagattttACAGAGAGGTGGGGACCTAGCACTCTACTCTGAAATGCTTTGTGGTTACAGGCCCAGGTCCCCAATGTCCATGTGATCTTATTTGTTGTGATCAAAACCGATTCTAAAATCAGCACTCCTTCTCTGAGATTCTTGATACACGAGATGCCCCTGATTACGACCGTCGATCCAGAGAATCTACTGCCGTCTCAAAAAAACTGCTGTTCAAGAGGTACCTGTAGGAACGCCAGGCTGGGTAGTACCCCATCGAAGGAGGGGCTCTGGTACAGGGGCTCTACCATCCGAATACCAACGCCCCTACACGGGGAGAGAACAGTGACATTACTGTAAAATATATTCAAGCCTGAGCATGTTTTACAGCGTAGCGTACActttttactaggactaaatcTTTCTGAGCATTGATATCGAGTATCTGCGCCTGCTTCATTCAATGAGGCTTGATCTGTAGTAAAACTTTACTCCAATAGCAACCATACTATTACCATGTTACTACCACTTTGATGTGCTATAAAGTGCTGGCCAAATAGCAGCCTTATAACAAACTAGTGTAACGCTGCTCTGAGAGAATTTTGAATAGAGATTCGAGAACTAAGTGTCTCTGCCTACTTGACTGGTTCGTCTGAGCAGAAGATGCCGGAGCGGTCCATTTCAGCGACTCCATTTCCCACAAACACTTTCTTTCCCTTAAAGTCCTTGTTCCCCCGTGTGCACTTCCCCTCCAGGTCCGAGAACACAGACACAGCATCTCCTGTCTTCATGACTGAAACAGACAGAAAATGATCCGGCAACAGGTTTACGAGTCAATAGTCTTTTTTTTTACAGTTCTAGCACAATTATCTGCAGTAAAGGCAACTAGTATCACAACATTGATATGTTACACCACGTCCTGTCTTCATGACTGAGACCAAAACACGCCGCTAATATTGTGCCTCCAGTCCAGGCCATAATGTTCATTCTCAAAACTATTGTTTCAGTAGACTGCTGATAACAGTTCTAACGCAACAATCTGTGGAGAACGCAACTAGTATCCCTTCAAATGATTGAAGAAGAACTCAAGGGTCTACCAAATCGTTACGGTCAAAGGTACCAATGGCAACTAAGGAAGTGAAGGAAAAGGGTGCCGTCCTTGGCTTGTAGTTGGAGTGCATGAAGTCCTCTTACACTTGGGTGTGGCGAGGATCCCTGGGGCGAAGACGTGCGCTCCCCTCAGAACAGCACTGCCACACTGAGCGCCTACTATGACCTCCGAGGTGAGCTGGACCACAGGCCTGAGCGCAAAGTAAAAGGGTGGTAAAAACACATTTACATGCCGCTTATTTTCTatggttacgtcccaaatggcaccctattccctatgtggtgcgCGAGTGATGAGGTGAGGAACAGCGCTAATGATCAGAGGTACCACTTATATGCTatccccacacacatacatatcaATAGTAGCAAAGGACAAATTCTTGGAAAGATTAAGAACAGAAGAGAAAGTTGCCTCATGTCATTAATAGCAATTGTTGGTTTATGCGGGGCTTTCTTTGTGTCTTTAAGTTCTGTCGTTGAGTTGGTTACATAGGTGAATGTCAAACCCAATGTGCATAGTGTTTTTGCATAGCGAGTTCAATTAAGAAAATTGTTCATTCTACTGTAATTTTATGAAATCATGTGTAGTTGTGGCCATGGTGGGAGTGATTTTGGAGAGGGTTTGGGATTTTTCTAAGCTCTGGTCCAGGAAGGCTCAGAAAGCTGCATGCAAAGTCCTGGACAAGAGCTTCGATTTTTTACATCGGTAAAGAGTGCTTTTCCCTCTTACCTTTGTGGAGTGGAGTCTTACACTacacgaccaaaagtatgtggacaccagctcgtcgaacatctcattccaaaatcatgggcattaatacagagttggtcccccccttgctgctataacagcctccactcttctgggaaggctttccaatagaggttggaacattgctgcagggacttgcttcctctcggccacaagagcattagtgaggttgggcactgatgttgggcgataaggcctggctcgcagttggcgttctaattcatcccaaaggtgttcgatggggttgtggtcttggctctgtgtaggccagtcaagttcttccacaccgatcctgacaaagcatttctgtatggacctcgctttgtgcacgggggcattgtcatgctgaaacaggaaatggccttccccaaactgttgccacaaagttggaagtacagaatcatctagaatgtcattgtatactgcaGCGTTAAgatttacagttggcactatgcattgggacaggtagcgttctcctggcatccgccaaaaccagatttgtctgtcggactgccagatggtgaagcgtgattcatcattccagagaacgtgtttcactgctccagagtccaatgatggtgagctttacaccactccagctgacgcttggcattgcgcacagTGATCTctggcttgtgtgcagctgctcggccatggaaacccgtttcatgatgctcccgacgaacagttctggtgctgacgttgcttccagaggcagtttggaactcgtgagtgttgcaactgaggacagacgatttttatgtgctacacacttcagcacacagtggtcctgttctgtgagcttgtgtggcctacaacttcgcagctgagccgttgttgctcctagacgttttcacttgacaataacagcacttacagttgaccggggcaactctagcatggcagaaatttgacaaactgacttgttggaaaggtggcatcctatgacggtgccacgttgaaagtcactgagcttttcagtaaggccattctactgccaatgtttgactctggagattgcatggctgtgttaaattttatacacctgtcagcaacgggcgtGGCTTAAATAGCCAAATTCACGAATTCAAAgtggtgcccacatacttttgtatataaagctgtcatcaaggcaaagggtggctactttgaagaatctcaaatataaaatatattttgatttgtttaacagttaatacatgattccatatgtgttatatgtgttatttcatagttttgatgtcttcactattaatcaaCAACGTAGAAAATactcaaaataaagaaaaaacctggaatgagtaggtgtgtccaaacttttgactggtactgtatatagtgtatttggcGGACATTTTGCAGGCATTCCTGACATACCTAGGCCCGATGACAGGAAGAAGCAGCACATCTGGAATGTGTGGGTGGGGGAGAATAATAACGGAAATGTCTTCAGACTGAGAGTCACACTTCTGCTGCTGCAAGAACAGAGGTTGCAGGGTTAGAAGAGCGCGCACTGAGGCGTCAACACACAGAAAACTGTGTTGAAAATCataaatgcatacacacacacagtcagacataAACGCTCTTACACAGCATACCCACCGGGACAAAAAATACCTTTAGcaataaaaaaaaagacaatttaAGTAGTTAAGTTTTCGGGCAAAACTGCGCCATAGACATGTCCACTATGGCTGTGTCCTGATTCTCCACCCTTTTCCTAAAGTGTGCATTTGCACCCTGTCATGtatttaaaagcattggattcgtgtaagcattggctggagggagTTTCCCTCATTGTTAAATCCAtgactgctgatgtaaaaagggttttataaatatatttgatttattgattgattgatgacggAGAGTGATCAACTGTGCAAGTGCACACTTCGGTAGAAGGGAATAAACTCAGTCCATCTGTCTCTCACACTATAGCCTAGAAGGAACCTTGAACTCAAGCACATTTCAGTTAACGTCCTACAGTGAATCAATCCCACCCCCACGAGCCAGCAACACAGAAAGCAGACTGCTCCCCACCTGTTTGAGTTCCTCCCCAAGCCTGTGTTGGATCTCCTCCAGGGAAGCCAGGTGAGTGCTGGCTCGTACACAGGTCAAGGCAGGCGGGTGGGACAGGCAGGACAGCAGCCTCTGGaacctctgctctgcctctccttGACTCACTGCAGCCAGCACCTGCACCCAAACATAGGAAAGGGGGTGTCAGGTTCGAGTAGCTGAACATTACTTCTCTATTTCAACAGATCATTGATGGGTGACACTTTGAACTTCAGGGCCCATATTCAtgaagcatctcagagtagaacTAGGATCAGGGCCTCCCTTTCAATAACATTTGGATTCATTTTatctaaaaggccaaactgatcctagatcagcaatgCTACTCTGAGAAGCAGGAGAAATACATGCCCAGATAGCTGTACATAAATAGATGAGATCTCATGTGCGAGAAAAAGCTTAGGTGTCATTTAGGAACAATAAAGTTGCATCTAGTAGAAGTCAACCAACGTCTTGTTCGAACAAGAACATAAATGTAGTCACTATCAAAACAatgaacacaaacacattaattagtgtgtgtgtgtgtgctaggtgCTTTTAGCAACGCGGGTGTATTTACatactaaaataaataaatttaacctttatttaactaggcaaatcagttaagaacaaattcttatttacaatgattgcctccccccccccctcccccggccaaaccctcccctaacccggacgacgctgggccaattgtgcgccgccctatgggactctcgaaCACGTCcgattgtgacacagcctgggaacgaaccacggtctgtagtgacgcctctagcagtgccttaaaccgctgcaccactcgggaggcaatTGCTTTAAATTGTACTGGGTTGCAAAAAAAACAGTCCGTGGGAAGccagaaaataaatacattttaactttCCTGCCGATGGGCAGGACAGTTGATCATTATGAGAGAAAATATCTAAAGGATCATATTATTAAACATACTTTCCAAACTTTGGTCTGTTATATACCCCACTTCCTCTCTGCTTGCCTCATGTCAAAACAAACGTCCCCCACAAGTTATTCCTTATTTGTCCACATATGCCGCATGtgcaggacttttattttgacatgagaggcagagaggagagaggaagtgggtCTACAACAGACCCTGGCTTGGAAACTCTTTAATAACACAATTCTTTAGATatccctatgtgtgtgtgtgtgtagcaggtaAGGGAACCCCACCTCCTTGTTTATGAAGACATTCCTCAAGTAATCATGAACTTCTGGCTTCAATGCAATTCTTGGGAAAATTGACATTTCTTCTGGCATTGGTTATGGCAATTTGAAGATGGAAAGAAATACACCTATTTCGACCTGAGATGTAACCTAGGTTATTACATAAACAGAAATTAAAGTTATTGTTAATTACTGCATACATTCCCTTGAAATGGTCAATATCTGACCATTTTAACCGGAGACCTGGGAGCGAAAAGGCTAGTTTTAGGTGATATGAAGACATCAAACGCATAAGCTTCTTTGCGATTCCATTATCTAGCATGTTCCTCGCATGAAGTATTGATTCAAAGTACTTTTGTGTGCAAATTCTAAGCGAAAAGCGTTTTACAAGTCAGTTTTGAATCAGTTTCCATGCTACTCACGTTACATTTTTGGGTGAAGGATCTTCGTAGGGTATTTCCTTATACGTCATTAACATGTCTGTATCGTAATGTTGGGAGTTGTAGTTCTTTTGAGGCAATCTAATTGGAGTCGTTTTCTCGTTCTTTAGATACTGTTCTGCATGTTGTTCTACATCCATGTTGCTATTGACACACACATTTCAGTTCAGTGATAATTCAAAGATTTTGTATATATGTTTTGAGTTTATGTACATTAATCAAACATTAATCAACTCACATGTGATAGTCACTTACAGATTATTATTACCTACTCATTAATAGTATCTATAAAATGAGACATCTAAAACTACACCAGACAGGGATgcttcattgttttttttttcttttcttgagGACACCATTTTTCAGCTCTGATTTACTTCACTTAGACTAAGATTAATACTAAAATTACAATCCTAACTACATCAGGACACTGAtgtgaaatgtgtttttaatCGTATTACattttaagggggggggggggggcaaaactGTTGTTTCTGCTCAGAACTGTCATTGGCATTCCTGTGTCAgctgatttaaaatatatatatatatttaacctttatttaactaggcaagtcagttaagaacaaaatcttatttacaatgacggccaaacccggacgacactgggccaattgtgcgccaccctatgggactcccaatcacggccagatgtgatacagcctggaatctatccatgaactgtagtgatgcctcttacactgtgatgcagtgccttagaccgctgcgccactcgggagacacTGAAAGGTGAAAGTAATATGCTGTAAAGGGGTCGATTGGAATTCACTCCCCTCGAGTACTATCTCTCTTCAAGCCCTTGCAGCAGAGGAGGTCAGACCTGGTCTCAGCGGTGTCTTTCTGAAGGTCTCTTCCTGTTGGAGTTTCCTTCCAGTTCGGCTGTTGTTCTCTTCAAGCTCAGTACTAGAACAGTGGTAGCTGGCTCAGTGCAGTCTAGGGGAACATAAAGTTGTTATTCTATGGGGAGTTTCTGTATCCTCCCTTTGTCAACATCAGCTCAAAGGCGAAGGTAAGATGTTGTACAGGGGTTGAATAAAAACCATATTTTCTCTCATCAGAGTAGCAAAATCTCCAAGCATTATCCCTGTTACAATCTCTCTTCAAACCCTTGCAGCACAGAAGGAGGGTAAGAACTCAGCGTTGTTTTGAAGGTCCTATCTACAATTGGAGTGTCCCTTCATGTTCTGCAAAATTGTTCCCTGGAGAGCTGCTTTGAATTTCAGTCCTCATTCCCAGTTGGTTGTGCAGATCAAATGTGATATCAGGTGATTTTTGGtgtcctcttcttctttcttctttttCGATGCTGTCTTTGGCTAATTCCATTGGAGGAGGGTTTGGTTTTGAACATTAAAGAATTTTAAGACCCAATTGTCCAGTTAAGTACCATAAAAGGGGATGTTGTTTTGGTACTAACAGCTACTAATTCCAAATTACCAAAATCTCTCCCCACTCCAATCATGTTCCCACCCTTACCCTCCTCAATTTGCTTACATTGCTATAGAACCTGCAAAAAAAAACGAGAGTAACAAACAAGAGCTGTCAGTTACAGAATGGATAAGATTTTGTAAAAGATCTGATAGGTATGACATAAAGTATGCAATATGACATTGTTTGATGACACAGTAATAAATGTATTTCATATCAgcatttcttatggcatttgcaACGGACACGGACTTAGGGGCGAGCCCGGTCCGACAGCCAGTCGTGCAGGAGGATCTGCTCCAGAACGGGCCTCTTCAGAGGGTCTTGCTTGAGGCACCAGCGGACCAGGTCTCTGCATTCTATGGAACAATAGGATTAGATAGAGTCACAAATGGTATCTTGTTACAGTAGAAAAAAGTATACAGAGAGAACAAACTTGTTGCAAACTTCAGTTTAAACTCTGTGAATCATGTATCCTACCCTAAACCATTTTTTAATGCAAAATAGTTCAAttctgtgtttctactgtgtcGTCATCGCTTTGGATAGTGTGTAGATAAAGCACTGGTAATTGGACCCGTACCAAATTGCACCCTACTCCCTAAACACGCCTACTCTCCTCCCAGCTGCAACTATATACCTTTGGAGATCCCTCTCTTGAAGCGCAGGCGTCCTCGGATGATTTCGGCCTCTTTCCTGAAGGGCAGGTCACCGTTGACCAGGCCAAACAGAAGCACACCCAGGGACCAGATAGTGGCTTTCCGCCCCTGGTACTTTCCATCCAGAACCCACTCAGGGGGGGAGAACTCTGTAGTGCCTGagacagatgggggggggggttacattcCTTTGCCTGAAGCTCACAACACCAATGCTATTCAGTCTTCGTCTCTTCTCACCAGCAAAGTCCCTGAAGAGTTTCTCCCTCAGCAGATCCCCGCAGCCAAAGTCGATGAGCTTGACGTTCAGAGTGTCCGTCTGCACCAGCAGGTTCTCCACTTTGATGTCGCGGTGGATGACGCCGCGGTCGCGGCAGTGCCGTACCGCCAGAACCACCTGGAGCATGATGACCCTCGCCATGGCCTCGTTGAGCTTCCCACCCATTGTCTCACAGTAGTCGTACAGGTCCATGCAGGAGGTGGGACGCTCCAGGACCAGGATGAACTTCCTGGGCTGCTCGAACCAATCCACCAGCTCCAGCACGTGTTCACAGACAGGGGGCCGCGACACGATCTGCATCAGGGCGACCTCCAGGGGCAGCCTGTGCGTTGTTCCAGGCTAAACGGGGGAAGGTTGATTAACAACCATTTCATGCATTGGCAGTGCACAGTGGGCTGTTATATTGGTCTGACTGTACAAACAATTATTAGGTAGGCTAGCACTCCGATGTGACTGTT from Oncorhynchus mykiss isolate Arlee chromosome 15, USDA_OmykA_1.1, whole genome shotgun sequence includes these protein-coding regions:
- the nsun6 gene encoding tRNA (cytosine(72)-C(5))-methyltransferase NSUN6 isoform X1; this encodes MPEEMSIFPRIALKPEVHDYLRNVFINKEVLAAVSQGEAEQRFQRLLSCLSHPPALTCVRASTHLASLEEIQHRLGEELKQQQKCDSQSEDISVIILPHPHIPDVLLLPVIGPRPVVQLTSEVIVGAQCGSAVLRGAHVFAPGILATPKFMKTGDAVSVFSDLEGKCTRGNKDFKGKKVFVGNGVAEMDRSGIFCSDEPVKGVGIRMVEPLYQSPSFDGVLPSLAFLQNLPSVVVGHVLGPRPGERILDMCAAPGGKTCHIAALMRGQGEVVALDKIRGKVERIRQNAKALHLDCIKAHCFNSIKAVCTDQAQDTEGPPFPPQSFDRVLLDAPCSGLGQRPSMVCTWNLKEICSYQPLQRKLFHTAVRLLKRGGVLVYSTCTVTLAENEEQVAWALNTFPCLTLQPQEPHIGAEGMLGAGLSPEQLRLLQRFSPELGWSAAEARGEDDSPTEQPESPTPLAHRANKDTIGFFIAKFLKS
- the nsun6 gene encoding tRNA (cytosine(72)-C(5))-methyltransferase NSUN6 isoform X3, translating into MCCFFLSSGLVMKTGDAVSVFSDLEGKCTRGNKDFKGKKVFVGNGVAEMDRSGIFCSDEPVKGVGIRMVEPLYQSPSFDGVLPSLAFLQNLPSVVVGHVLGPRPGERILDMCAAPGGKTCHIAALMRGQGEVVALDKIRGKVERIRQNAKALHLDCIKAHCFNSIKAVCTDQAQDTEGPPFPPQSFDRVLLDAPCSGLGQRPSMVCTWNLKEICSYQPLQRKLFHTAVRLLKRGGVLVYSTCTVTLAENEEQVAWALNTFPCLTLQPQEPHIGAEGMLGAGLSPEQLRLLQRFSPELGWSAAEARGEDDSPTEQPESPTPLAHRANKDTIGFFIAKFLKS
- the nsun6 gene encoding tRNA (cytosine(72)-C(5))-methyltransferase NSUN6 isoform X5; this encodes MKTGDAVSVFSDLEGKCTRGNKDFKGKKVFVGNGVAEMDRSGIFCSDEPVKGVGIRMVEPLYQSPSFDGVLPSLAFLQNLPSVVVGHVLGPRPGERILDMCAAPGGKTCHIAALMRGQGEVVALDKIRGKVERIRQNAKALHLDCIKAHCFNSIKAVCTDQAQDTEGPPFPPQSFDRVLLDAPCSGLGQRPSMVCTWNLKEICSYQPLQRKLFHTAVRLLKRGGVLVYSTCTVTLAENEEQVAWALNTFPCLTLQPQEPHIGAEGMLGAGLSPEQLRLLQRFSPELGWSAAEARGEDDSPTEQPESPTPLAHRANKDTIGFFIAKFLKS
- the nsun6 gene encoding tRNA (cytosine(72)-C(5))-methyltransferase NSUN6 isoform X2 gives rise to the protein MPEEMSIFPRIALKPEVHDYLRNVFINKEVLAAVSQGEAEQRFQRLLSCLSHPPALTCVRASTHLASLEEIQHRLGEELKQQKCDSQSEDISVIILPHPHIPDVLLLPVIGPRPVVQLTSEVIVGAQCGSAVLRGAHVFAPGILATPKFMKTGDAVSVFSDLEGKCTRGNKDFKGKKVFVGNGVAEMDRSGIFCSDEPVKGVGIRMVEPLYQSPSFDGVLPSLAFLQNLPSVVVGHVLGPRPGERILDMCAAPGGKTCHIAALMRGQGEVVALDKIRGKVERIRQNAKALHLDCIKAHCFNSIKAVCTDQAQDTEGPPFPPQSFDRVLLDAPCSGLGQRPSMVCTWNLKEICSYQPLQRKLFHTAVRLLKRGGVLVYSTCTVTLAENEEQVAWALNTFPCLTLQPQEPHIGAEGMLGAGLSPEQLRLLQRFSPELGWSAAEARGEDDSPTEQPESPTPLAHRANKDTIGFFIAKFLKS
- the nsun6 gene encoding tRNA (cytosine(72)-C(5))-methyltransferase NSUN6 isoform X4, with the protein product MPEEMSIFPRIALKPEVHDYLRNVFINKEVLAAVSQGEAEQRFQRLLSCLSHPPALTCVRASTHLASLEEIQHRLGEELKQQQKCDSQSEDISVIILPHPHIPDVLLLPVIGPRPVVQLTSEVIVGAQCGSAVLRGAHVFAPGILATPKFMKTGDAVSVFSDLEGKCTRGNKDFKGKKVFVGNGVAEMDRSGIFCSDEPVKGVGIRMVEPLYQSPSFDGVLPSLAFLQNLPSVVVGHVLGPRPGERILDMCAAPGGKTCHIAALMRGQGEVVALDKIRGKVERIRQNAKALHLDCIKAHCFNSIKAVCTDQAQDTEEF
- the LOC118938887 gene encoding serine/threonine-protein kinase pim-3-like — translated: MPRKKGLPTPKMEDKETQCDMGSKRKRMTFFQDLDSDDLRAAKKIKVTMASGSYSSFGSSTSTDASTSSERTDSKGSEVCDKHKTKVRRNPPRRDLVIVLNEASSFTSLYNVGKLLGQGGCGSVYEGTRKEDGREVAIKYIPKGVSEYYLTIPGTTHRLPLEVALMQIVSRPPVCEHVLELVDWFEQPRKFILVLERPTSCMDLYDYCETMGGKLNEAMARVIMLQVVLAVRHCRDRGVIHRDIKVENLLVQTDTLNVKLIDFGCGDLLREKLFRDFAGTTEFSPPEWVLDGKYQGRKATIWSLGVLLFGLVNGDLPFRKEAEIIRGRLRFKRGISKECRDLVRWCLKQDPLKRPVLEQILLHDWLSDRARP